The Siniperca chuatsi isolate FFG_IHB_CAS linkage group LG2, ASM2008510v1, whole genome shotgun sequence genome window below encodes:
- the tgm8 gene encoding protein-glutamine gamma-glutamyltransferase 5 has translation MTSERSETIYKGVDLQCKTNNTEHHTSEISVDQLIVRRGQPFTLTLELTQCFNPDLHPLSIVAKTGKHPSYDRGTLSFFGVPNTANCSPSAKAVWKIELHKSSSPKTGLLNLIITPPADTPIGEYLMHVTHRNQEMLLAKPVVLFNPWCPDDWVFLSDVAQRQEYVMNEHGIIYKGSGNYISPMNWDYGQFEDNMVDICMMILDLNQKCLNDPASDVSARCNPIYVSRVVSAMINSQDDRGVLQGCWGDFYPGGVLPSQWNGSHAILKSWFKTNCQPVKYGQCWVFAGVMCSVLRLLGIPCRVITNFESAHDNNSNLIIDVYHADYGVREKKSNDSIWNFHVWVEAWMKRPDLAKDGKYDGWQVVDPTPQEKSDGVYCCGPAPVKAILNGDVDLKYDIPFVFAEVNADCIDWLIKADGSKVKIWSDTKRVGQNISTKSVGSNMRMDITDTYKQREGSTEERSVYNYAVTRLENGGAEVNEGPHCPSLPPVSIRFEEVSKPMDGKDVSLKLVLCTQGSAARPLTINISVQAMRYNGSPSVTIKTEVKEETLQHGRDLSIPILVPFLAYHKHMMECDSMKVSALVTDKQKPNNTYLAQYDVVLLDPPISVTVSSSARLNQEASGEVVFMNPVDETLKDCTLTLTGSGLLNEDIKVKLSDLKASNRIRVAFFFSPYKTGQKTLVAHFNCSTFRDVKGSCSVFVRL, from the exons ATGACATCTGAGAGGAGCGAAACTA TCTATAAGGGAGTGGACCTCCAATGCAAGACCAACAACACTGAACACCACACCAGTGAAATCTCAGTGGATCAGCTGATTGTGAGGCGAGGCCAGCCCTTCACCCTGACCCTCGAACTCACACAATGTTTCAACCCTGACCTTCACCCGCTCAGCATCGTCGCAAAGACAg GAAAACATCCGTCCTATGACCGAGGGACGCTGTCATTCTTCGGTGTCCCAAATACCGCCAACTGTTCACCATCAGCAAAGGCAGTGTGGAAGATAGAGCTTCACAAGAGCTCCTCCCCCAAAACAGGCCTCTTGAACCTGATCATTACCCCCCCGGCTGACACCCCCATAGGGGAGTACTTGATGCATGTGACACACAGGAATCAGGAAATGTTGCTGGCAAAGCCGGTGGTGCTCTTCAACCCCTGGTGTCCCG ATGACTGGGTGTTTCTGTCTGATGTGGCGCAGAGACAGGAGTATGTGATGAATGAACATGGAATCATCTACAAAGGAAGTGGAAACTACATCTCCCCTATGAACTGGGACTAtggacag TTTGAGGACAACATGGTGGACATTTGTATGATGATATTGGACCTCAACCAGAAATGCCTGAATGACCCAGCTAGTGATGTTTCTGCTCGCTGTAACCCCATCTACGTCAGCCGCGTGGTCAGCGCCATG ATCAACTCTCAAGACGACCGCGGTGTCCTGCAGGGATGCTGGGGAGATTTCTATCCGGGCGGGGTCTTACCCTCTCAGTGGAATGGCAGTCACGCCATCCTTAAAAGCTGGTTTAAAACCAACTGCCAGCCGGTCAAGTACGGGCAGTGCTGGGTGTTCGCCGGAGTCATGTGCTCAG TGCTGCGCCTGCTGGGCATCCCCTGCCGTGTGATCACCAACTTCGAGTCAGCCCACGACAACAACAGCAATCTGATCATCGACGTGTACCATGCCGACTACggagtcagagagaaaaaatcCAATGATAGTATTTG GAACTTCCACGTGTGGGTGGAGGCGTGGATGAAGCGGCCAGACCTGGCTAAGGATGGCAAATATGACGGCTGGCAAGTTGTGGATCCAACACCACAGGAGAAGAGTGATG GTGTTTACTGCTGTGGTCCAGCCCCAGTCAAAGCCATCCTGAACGGAGACGTAGACCTCAAATATGACATCCCATTTGTCTTCGCCGAGGTCAATGCCGACTGCATTGACTGGCTG ATCAAAGCTGATGGTTCAAAAGTGAAAATCTGGTCTGACACCAAGAGAGTCGGTCAGAACATCTCCACCAAGTCTGTCGGCTCCAACATGAGGATGGACATCACCGACACTTACAAACAAAGAGAGG GATCAACGGAGGAGAGGTCTGTCTATAATTACGCCGTCACCAGACTCGAGAATGGAGGGGCGGAGGTGAACGAGGGCCCACACTGCCCTTCACTGCCGCCAGTGTCCATACGATTTGAAGAG GTGTCCAAACCGATGGACGGTAAGGATGTGAGCCTGAAGCTGGTGCTGTGCACTCAGGGCAGTGCTGCCAGGCCGCTGACTATCAACATCAGCGTCCAAGCCATGAGGTACAACGGCTCACCATCTGTGACCATCAAGACTgaggtgaaggaggagacaCTGCAGCACGGGAGAG ATCTGTCCATCCCTATCCTGGTCCCGTTCTTGGCCTACCATAAACACATGATGGAGTGTGACAGCATGAAGGTTTCAGCCTTGGTCACGGACAAACAGAAGCCAAATAACACATACCTGGCTCAGTATGATGTTGTGCTGCTTGACCCTCCCATCTCTGTCACC GTTTCCAGTTCTGCCAGACTGAACCAAGAGGCATCTGGGGAAGTGGTTTTCATGAACCCGGTGGACGAGACGCTGAAGGACTGCACTCTGACTCTCACTGGAAGTGGCCTATTGAATGAGGATATTAAAGtcaa GCTTTCGGATCTGAAGGCAAGCAACCGAATACGCGTCGCGTTCTTCTTTTCCCCCTACAAGACTGGACAGAAGACTCTCGTGGCTCACTTCAACTGCTCCACCTTCAGAGACGTCAAGGGTAGCTGCAGTGTCTTTGTCAGGCTGTAA
- the ccndbp1 gene encoding cyclin-D1-binding protein 1 homolog, with product MSADNCGGNVTVPLRNLLNSIQCIRDRVRDGESNESDGAFNLSNFWDTLNQAVKAVSQEATKLSLAFSKPPLPSQQDVEKLADSFLKSVLTLSTVYYWLPKSQGVSLRRQVRDATVEVLEGVAQLAEVILSSPLQSLTQEQLTSTGGVWSACDQFAQLPQDNKAAVLVVLSAQIGVVKDAIEEIEQALSEADDPFSDVLDDDQEGGEPRGNQDTYWSEMDRRVIGPCQGLMKASAACLRKLTSAIKANGDVTTPQNLAQLDDLADITKEISPGVDDLALCLYPPMDYSGVETNVSKLAALLKKVLEIIRSSHVCGESQLTWVQFLDGAVDHNLQKAKDLIQQDS from the exons ATGGGGAGTCCAATGAGTCAGATGGAGCGTTCAACCTCTCCAACTTCTGGGACACTCTGA ACCAGGCAGTGAAGGCAGTGTCCCAGGAAGCCACTAAACTCAGCCTGGCCTTCTCCAAACCGCCACTGCCTTCACAACAG GATGTAGAGAAGTTAGCAGACTCCTTCCTGAAGAGTGTTCTGACTCTGTCTACAGTGTATTACTGGCTACCGAAGAGCCAAG GTGTCAGTCTGCGGCGACAGGTCAGAGACGCCACAGTCGAGGTTCTGGAGGGAGTCGCACAGCTGGCGGAGGTCATACTGAGCTCACCGCTACAGag TCTGACCCAGGAACAGTTGACATCAACAGGGGGTGTGTGGTCAGCCTGCGACCAGTTTGCCCAGCTGCCACAAG ATAATAAGGCAGCAGTGCTGGTGGTTCTGTCTGCTCAGATTGGAGTTGTAAAAGACGCCATAGAGGAAATTGAACAG GCGTTATCCGAGGCCGACGACCCGTTCAGCGACGTCCTCGACGATGACCAGGAAGGGGGTGAGCCGCGAGGCAACCAGGACACTTATTGGTCAGAGATGGACCGGCGTGTGATCGGTCCGTGCCAGGGGCTGATGAAGGCGTCTGCGGCGTGCCTGAGGAAGCTGACGTCGGCCATCAAAGCCAACGGTGACGTTACCACGCCTCAGAACCTGGCTCAGCTCGACGACCTGGCTGACATCACCAAGGAGATCAGTCCTGG TGTTGATGATTTGGCTCTCTGTCTCTACCCGCCCATGGACTACAGTGGAGTAGAGACCAac GTGTCTAAATTGGCAGCCCTATTAAAGAAAGTTCTGGAGATCATCAG GTCCAGTCATGTGTGTGGGGAATCACAGCTGACCTGGGTTCAGTTCTTAGATGGAGCCGTCGATCACAACCTGCAAAAAGCCAAAGACCTTATTCAGCAGGAcagctag